The proteins below come from a single Hemibagrus wyckioides isolate EC202008001 linkage group LG22, SWU_Hwy_1.0, whole genome shotgun sequence genomic window:
- the ankrd34bb gene encoding ankyrin repeat domain 34Bb isoform X2: MIRYLLENGADPNIQDKSGKTALMHACLERAGEEVLSQLLSSGADLSLEDHSGSSALVYAVNAGDKEALRVLLDACKAKGKEVIIITTDKLPSGRQMTKQYLNVPPPPDLEDRLHCVPTVCMSPSEIKLSPSHVSSYSNQSPNALLHLAENQAMGSTSVTAANSRAGSPTRAPSPLQAAGVAKLLHLQRLHSEPWLKIPPSLLLQQSKASSFTEELLDITPEEELSFGFNSHRRLSQRAPPVSRHQSMDATGLLKVLDKATEAEKEQKKEPKWLSRKMSYDGASLPHSASHQNLLKEASGSETVPVDKDPDCLPNLAVSSLQDVVRRRNIGMDHYSSDSQLPQFRSPHSDEHNKGNTVGGGGAEKRKLVYSRSSTLSGSRESLESIVQRRSPAMMERRGSGALLLDHIAQTRPGYLPPLNPHVPIPDIKVNITSTGPKPVLATATGTVTIPVAPGQRHFVPCAPSLPRDQKTKKTLLRRHSMQTEQIKHLANFGEIFGQ, from the exons ATGATCAG GTATCTGCTAGAGAATGGTGCTGACCCAAATATCCAGGACAAATCGGGTAAGACGGCGCTAATGCATGCCTGTCTGGAGCGAGCTGGGGAGGAAGTTTTGTCCCAGTTGCTGTCCAGTGGAGCTGACTTGAGTTTAGAGGACCATTCTGGTTCTTCTGCACTAGTGTATGCTGTTAATGCTGGCGATAAGGAAGCTCTGCGAGTGTTACTAGATGCCTGTAAGGCCAAAGGCAAGGAGGTCATTATAATTACCACAGATAAACTTCCCTCTGGCAGACAAATGACCAAACAGTATCTCAATGTCCCTCCACCGCCAGATTTGGAGGATCGGTTGCATTGTGTTCCAACCGTCTGTATGTCACCCTCTGAAATTAAACTCTCACCTTCTCATGTCTCCTCCTATTCAAACCAGTCACCAAATGCCCTTTTACATCTGGCAGAAAACCAAGCAATGGGTTCCACCTCTGTAACCGCTGCTAATTCAAGGGCAGGGTCACCTACACGGGCGCCAAGTCCATTGCAAGCAGCTGGCGTAGCCAAGCTTCTTCACCTTCAAAGGCTACATTCGGAGCCATGGCTAAAGATCCCACCATCCCTGTTGCTCCAGCAAAGCAAGGCCTCGTCATTCACAGAGGAGCTCTTAGACATCACCCCAGAAGAAGAGCTCTCTTTTGGCTTTAACAGCCATCGCCGTTTGTCTCAAAGAGCACCACCAGTTTCGCGTCATCAAAGCATGGATGCGACTGGTCTGCTCAAAGTCTTGGACAAAGCAACTGAAgcagagaaagaacaaaagaaggaGCCAAAGTGGCTAAGCAGGAAAATGTCCTATGATGGTGCTTCATTGCCACATTCTGCCTCACACCAGAACCTGCTTAAAGAAGCCTCAGGTAGCGAGACCGTTCCCGTGGATAAAGATCCAGACTGCCTGCCCAACCTGGCTGTGTCCAGCCTTCAGGATGTAGTGCGTCGCCGCAACATTGGGATGGATCACTACAGCTCTGACTCCCAGCTACCTCAATTTAGGAGTCCACACTCAGACGAGCATAACAAAGGCAACACAGTGGGAGGGGGGGGAGCAGAAAAGCGTAAGCTAGTTTACAGCCGATCCTCCACCCTGTCTGGCTCAAGGGAGTCTCTGGAAAGCATAGTCCAAAGGAGAAGCCCAGCAATGATGGAACGTAGAGGATCTGGGGCTCTTCTGTTGGATCATATCGCACAGACTCGGCCAGGCTACCTGCCCCCACTAAACCCACACGTGCCCATTCCAGATATCAAAGTTAACATCACCAGCACCGGACCCAAACCTGTTCTAGCCACTGCAACTGGAACTGTAACCATACCTGTTGCTCCTGGTCAAAGGCATTTTGTGCCCTGTGCTCCTAGCCTTCCACGAGACCAGAAGACCAAAAAGACTCTCCTGAGAAGACACTCCATGCAAACGGAGCAGATTAAGCACCTAGCCAACTTTGGGGAGATTTTTGGACAATAA
- the ankrd34bb gene encoding ankyrin repeat domain 34Bb isoform X1: protein MIEPPACLKQQEIMEDSTEVWTDGNSLLKAVYLCRLRLTRLLLEGGAYINESNERGETPLMIACKTHHTDAQSVPKHKIVRYLLENGADPNIQDKSGKTALMHACLERAGEEVLSQLLSSGADLSLEDHSGSSALVYAVNAGDKEALRVLLDACKAKGKEVIIITTDKLPSGRQMTKQYLNVPPPPDLEDRLHCVPTVCMSPSEIKLSPSHVSSYSNQSPNALLHLAENQAMGSTSVTAANSRAGSPTRAPSPLQAAGVAKLLHLQRLHSEPWLKIPPSLLLQQSKASSFTEELLDITPEEELSFGFNSHRRLSQRAPPVSRHQSMDATGLLKVLDKATEAEKEQKKEPKWLSRKMSYDGASLPHSASHQNLLKEASGSETVPVDKDPDCLPNLAVSSLQDVVRRRNIGMDHYSSDSQLPQFRSPHSDEHNKGNTVGGGGAEKRKLVYSRSSTLSGSRESLESIVQRRSPAMMERRGSGALLLDHIAQTRPGYLPPLNPHVPIPDIKVNITSTGPKPVLATATGTVTIPVAPGQRHFVPCAPSLPRDQKTKKTLLRRHSMQTEQIKHLANFGEIFGQ from the exons ATGATAGAGCCACCTGCTTGTCTGAAACAGCAAGAGATCATGGAGGATTCCACAGAGGTGTGGACCGATGGCAATTCCCTTCTAAAGGCGGTTTATCTCTGCCGTTTACGGCTGACACGTCTGCTCCTGGAAGGCGGGGCTTATATTAATGAGAGCAATGAACGTGGAGAAACACCACTGATGATTGCCTGCAAAACTCACCATACTGATGCTCAGAGTGTGCCCAAACACAAAATTGTCAG GTATCTGCTAGAGAATGGTGCTGACCCAAATATCCAGGACAAATCGGGTAAGACGGCGCTAATGCATGCCTGTCTGGAGCGAGCTGGGGAGGAAGTTTTGTCCCAGTTGCTGTCCAGTGGAGCTGACTTGAGTTTAGAGGACCATTCTGGTTCTTCTGCACTAGTGTATGCTGTTAATGCTGGCGATAAGGAAGCTCTGCGAGTGTTACTAGATGCCTGTAAGGCCAAAGGCAAGGAGGTCATTATAATTACCACAGATAAACTTCCCTCTGGCAGACAAATGACCAAACAGTATCTCAATGTCCCTCCACCGCCAGATTTGGAGGATCGGTTGCATTGTGTTCCAACCGTCTGTATGTCACCCTCTGAAATTAAACTCTCACCTTCTCATGTCTCCTCCTATTCAAACCAGTCACCAAATGCCCTTTTACATCTGGCAGAAAACCAAGCAATGGGTTCCACCTCTGTAACCGCTGCTAATTCAAGGGCAGGGTCACCTACACGGGCGCCAAGTCCATTGCAAGCAGCTGGCGTAGCCAAGCTTCTTCACCTTCAAAGGCTACATTCGGAGCCATGGCTAAAGATCCCACCATCCCTGTTGCTCCAGCAAAGCAAGGCCTCGTCATTCACAGAGGAGCTCTTAGACATCACCCCAGAAGAAGAGCTCTCTTTTGGCTTTAACAGCCATCGCCGTTTGTCTCAAAGAGCACCACCAGTTTCGCGTCATCAAAGCATGGATGCGACTGGTCTGCTCAAAGTCTTGGACAAAGCAACTGAAgcagagaaagaacaaaagaaggaGCCAAAGTGGCTAAGCAGGAAAATGTCCTATGATGGTGCTTCATTGCCACATTCTGCCTCACACCAGAACCTGCTTAAAGAAGCCTCAGGTAGCGAGACCGTTCCCGTGGATAAAGATCCAGACTGCCTGCCCAACCTGGCTGTGTCCAGCCTTCAGGATGTAGTGCGTCGCCGCAACATTGGGATGGATCACTACAGCTCTGACTCCCAGCTACCTCAATTTAGGAGTCCACACTCAGACGAGCATAACAAAGGCAACACAGTGGGAGGGGGGGGAGCAGAAAAGCGTAAGCTAGTTTACAGCCGATCCTCCACCCTGTCTGGCTCAAGGGAGTCTCTGGAAAGCATAGTCCAAAGGAGAAGCCCAGCAATGATGGAACGTAGAGGATCTGGGGCTCTTCTGTTGGATCATATCGCACAGACTCGGCCAGGCTACCTGCCCCCACTAAACCCACACGTGCCCATTCCAGATATCAAAGTTAACATCACCAGCACCGGACCCAAACCTGTTCTAGCCACTGCAACTGGAACTGTAACCATACCTGTTGCTCCTGGTCAAAGGCATTTTGTGCCCTGTGCTCCTAGCCTTCCACGAGACCAGAAGACCAAAAAGACTCTCCTGAGAAGACACTCCATGCAAACGGAGCAGATTAAGCACCTAGCCAACTTTGGGGAGATTTTTGGACAATAA
- the ankrd34bb gene encoding ankyrin repeat domain 34Bb isoform X3, which produces MHACLERAGEEVLSQLLSSGADLSLEDHSGSSALVYAVNAGDKEALRVLLDACKAKGKEVIIITTDKLPSGRQMTKQYLNVPPPPDLEDRLHCVPTVCMSPSEIKLSPSHVSSYSNQSPNALLHLAENQAMGSTSVTAANSRAGSPTRAPSPLQAAGVAKLLHLQRLHSEPWLKIPPSLLLQQSKASSFTEELLDITPEEELSFGFNSHRRLSQRAPPVSRHQSMDATGLLKVLDKATEAEKEQKKEPKWLSRKMSYDGASLPHSASHQNLLKEASGSETVPVDKDPDCLPNLAVSSLQDVVRRRNIGMDHYSSDSQLPQFRSPHSDEHNKGNTVGGGGAEKRKLVYSRSSTLSGSRESLESIVQRRSPAMMERRGSGALLLDHIAQTRPGYLPPLNPHVPIPDIKVNITSTGPKPVLATATGTVTIPVAPGQRHFVPCAPSLPRDQKTKKTLLRRHSMQTEQIKHLANFGEIFGQ; this is translated from the coding sequence ATGCATGCCTGTCTGGAGCGAGCTGGGGAGGAAGTTTTGTCCCAGTTGCTGTCCAGTGGAGCTGACTTGAGTTTAGAGGACCATTCTGGTTCTTCTGCACTAGTGTATGCTGTTAATGCTGGCGATAAGGAAGCTCTGCGAGTGTTACTAGATGCCTGTAAGGCCAAAGGCAAGGAGGTCATTATAATTACCACAGATAAACTTCCCTCTGGCAGACAAATGACCAAACAGTATCTCAATGTCCCTCCACCGCCAGATTTGGAGGATCGGTTGCATTGTGTTCCAACCGTCTGTATGTCACCCTCTGAAATTAAACTCTCACCTTCTCATGTCTCCTCCTATTCAAACCAGTCACCAAATGCCCTTTTACATCTGGCAGAAAACCAAGCAATGGGTTCCACCTCTGTAACCGCTGCTAATTCAAGGGCAGGGTCACCTACACGGGCGCCAAGTCCATTGCAAGCAGCTGGCGTAGCCAAGCTTCTTCACCTTCAAAGGCTACATTCGGAGCCATGGCTAAAGATCCCACCATCCCTGTTGCTCCAGCAAAGCAAGGCCTCGTCATTCACAGAGGAGCTCTTAGACATCACCCCAGAAGAAGAGCTCTCTTTTGGCTTTAACAGCCATCGCCGTTTGTCTCAAAGAGCACCACCAGTTTCGCGTCATCAAAGCATGGATGCGACTGGTCTGCTCAAAGTCTTGGACAAAGCAACTGAAgcagagaaagaacaaaagaaggaGCCAAAGTGGCTAAGCAGGAAAATGTCCTATGATGGTGCTTCATTGCCACATTCTGCCTCACACCAGAACCTGCTTAAAGAAGCCTCAGGTAGCGAGACCGTTCCCGTGGATAAAGATCCAGACTGCCTGCCCAACCTGGCTGTGTCCAGCCTTCAGGATGTAGTGCGTCGCCGCAACATTGGGATGGATCACTACAGCTCTGACTCCCAGCTACCTCAATTTAGGAGTCCACACTCAGACGAGCATAACAAAGGCAACACAGTGGGAGGGGGGGGAGCAGAAAAGCGTAAGCTAGTTTACAGCCGATCCTCCACCCTGTCTGGCTCAAGGGAGTCTCTGGAAAGCATAGTCCAAAGGAGAAGCCCAGCAATGATGGAACGTAGAGGATCTGGGGCTCTTCTGTTGGATCATATCGCACAGACTCGGCCAGGCTACCTGCCCCCACTAAACCCACACGTGCCCATTCCAGATATCAAAGTTAACATCACCAGCACCGGACCCAAACCTGTTCTAGCCACTGCAACTGGAACTGTAACCATACCTGTTGCTCCTGGTCAAAGGCATTTTGTGCCCTGTGCTCCTAGCCTTCCACGAGACCAGAAGACCAAAAAGACTCTCCTGAGAAGACACTCCATGCAAACGGAGCAGATTAAGCACCTAGCCAACTTTGGGGAGATTTTTGGACAATAA
- the dhfr gene encoding dihydrofolate reductase gives MSRRLNCIVAVCPDMGIGKNGNLPWHPIRLSNEFKHFQKMTMTPSVEGKKNVVIMGRKTWFSIPKQNRPLKNRINIVLSRELKMVPEGAHYLAPDFTSALNLLETPEFEAQADQVWVIGGSSLYKEAMESSAPRRLFVTRILKQFDCDTFIPNIDLDKFRLLPEFPGVQAGLQEENGLQYVFEVYECVEK, from the exons ATGAGTCGAAGGCTGAACTGTATCGTTGCGGTTTGTCCGGACATGGGAATCGGGAAAAACGGAAATCTACCCTGGCACCCGATAAGACTgag TAATGAGTTCAAGCACTTTCAGAAGATGACCATGACTCCAAGTGTAGAAG GTAAAAAGAACGTGGTCATCATGGGCAGGAAGACGTGGTTCTCGATACCGAAACAGAACCGACCTCTCAAGAACAGAATCAACATAGTCCTGAGCCGAGAACTGAA AATGGTTCCTGAGGGGGCTCACTATCTAGCACCTGACTTTACCTCTGCGCTAAATCTACTAGAGACTCCAGAGTTCGAGGCGCAAGCAGATCAAGTGTGGGTCATTGGTGGGAGCTCGCTGTACAAG GAGGCAATGGAGAGCTCGGCACCCCGACGTCTCTTTGTGACGAGGATCTTGAAGCAGTTTGACTGCGACACGTTCATTCCTAACATCGATCTAGACAAGTTCAGGCTCCTCCCTGA GTTCCCCGGAGTTCAGGCTGGGTTACAGGAGGAAAACGGGCTGCAGTATGTATTtgaagtgtatgagtgtgtggaaAAGTGA